The genomic window CCGGCGCCGGGAGCCGCACGCCCGCGGGTGGATGTGGGCGAGCCTCTTCGCGATGGCGGGGCTGCTGGTGCTCGCCGCCCCCGCGGCAGGCTCCGACATCGGCGGCGGCACGATCTACATCGCCGTGCTGGCGGTCATGGCGCTCGGCGGTCGCGAGGCCCTCGCCGTGGTGGCCGTCGTGGCGATCGGGTCCGAGGTGGTGCCGCGCCTGGTGCCCGGCTGGACGGCCGACGACTTCTTCGCGTTCCAGGTCATCGTGGCGAGCCTCGCCTCATGGGGGATCACCCAGGTGATCGCCCGCAACGCCGACCTGCTGCGGGCCCGCGAGGAGATCGGGCGGCTGGCGGTGGCCGACGAGCGCGCCCGGATGGCGCGGGACCTGCACGACATCCTCGGACACTCGCTGACGGTGATCACGGTGAAGGCCGAGCTGGCCGGGCGGATCGCCGAGCAGGAGGGTGCGGAGCTGGCGCGCGCCGAGATCGGCGACGTCGAGCGGCTGGCCCGCGAGGCGCTGGCCGACGTGCGAGCCACCATCGGCGGCGTGCGCGGCGTCACCCTGGCCGGCGAGCTCGCCGGGGCGCGCACGGCGCTCGAGGCCGCCGGCATCACCGCCCAGCTGCCCTCGTCCGTCGACGACGTGCCGCCCGCCTGGCGCGAGCTGTTCGCCTGGACGCTGCGCGAGGGCGTCACGAACGTGGTGCGGCACAGCCAGGCCGAGCGCTGCGTCGTCCGGCTGACCCCACGGGCGATCGAGGTGCTGGACGACGGGTGTGGACCGGTTCCCGACGAGCACGCCGGGGGGCACGGCCTCGCCGGGCTGCGCGAGCGGGCCGGGCAGCAGGGCGCCACGATGTCGGTCGGATCCGGTGCGGCCGCCAACCCGATCGCCAACGGCCACGCCGGCTTCGTCCTGCGGGTGGAGGTGCCGGCGTGAGCGAGCCGATCCGGTTGCTGCTCGCGGACGACCAGGCCCTCGTCCGTGGGGCGCTCGCGGCGCTGCTCCGGCTCGAACCCGACCTGGACGTCGTCGCGGAGGTCAGCTCCGGCGAGGAGGTCGTCGAGGCCGCCCGCCGGACCCGCCCGGACGTCGCGCTGCTGGACGTCGAGATGGGTGACGTGGACGGCATCACGGCGACCGCGAGCCTGCGCGCCGCGATGCCCGGTTGCCGGGTGCTGATGGTGACCACCTTCGGCCGCCCGGGCTACCTGCGCCGGGCCATGGAGGCCGGGGCCAGCGGGTTCGTGGTCAAGGACACGCCGGCCCGCCAGCTCGCGGACGCGGTGCGCCGGGTGCACGCCGGGCTGCGCGTGGTGGATCCCTCGCTGGCCGCCGAGACGCTGGCCGTGGGGGACACCCCGCTGACCCGGCGCGAGGGTGAGGTCCTGCAGGCGGCCCGCGACGGCGGCACGGTCGCGGACATCGCGGCGGTCGTGCACCTGAGCGAGGGGACGGTCCGCAACCACCTGTCCGCCGCGATCGGCAAGACCGGCGCACGGACCCGGGCGGAGGCCGTCCGGATCGCCGACGACCACGGCTGGCTGCTGAGCTGAGTCGGTCGACCTCTGTCCACAGGTGTGCCGTGCGCGCTTGTCCTGTGGACGGCGGTTCGTCCCACCGTCCACAACCTGACGGCCGCGTCTGTCGGCGGCGGGCCGGCCCCGCGAGGTTGGTCGCGGAGGTGGTTCCGTGGCCGCGAAGGACACGTTGGGCAGGTACGGCGAGGACGTCGCCGCGCGTCACCTGGTCGAGCTGGGGTACCAGGTGCTGTGCCGCAACTGGAGGTGCGAGCTGGGCGAGATCGACATCGTCGCCCGGGACGGCGACTGGCTGGTGGTCTGCGAGGTGAAGACCCGCCGCTCGACGGTGTGCGGGAAGCCGGTCGAGGCGGTGACGGCGCGCAAGGTGGCGCGGCTGCGGCGGCTCGCTGCTCGCTGGCTGTCCGAGTCCGGGCTGCACCCGCCGCACGTGCGGATCGACGTCGTGAGCGTGCTGCGGCCGCCGACCGGTCGCGCCCTGGTCGAGCACCTGAGGGCGGTGGCCTGAGTGGCGCTGGGGCGGACGCGCTGCGTGACGTTGTCCGGGATCGACGGTCACGTGGTCGACGTCGAGGCGGACGTCGCCAGCGGGCTGCCGGCGTTCACGGTGACCGGCCTCCCGGACGCCTCGCTGGGTGAGGCAAGGGACCGGGTACGGGCCGCCTGCCACAACAGCGAGGTGGCCCTGCCGCCACGACGGATCACGGTCAACCTGTCGCCGGCGTCCTTGCGGAAGGCGGGGACGTCCTTCGACGTGGCCATCGCGGTCGCGGTACTCGCCGCCGGTGACGTGATCCCGCACCGCGCCCCCGAGGGCGTGGTGCACCTGGGGGAGCTGGGCCTGGACGGGAGAGTCCGGGCGGTGCGGGGCGTGCTGCCGATGGTGTTGGCGGCGGCCCGGGCCGGGGTGCGCCGGGTGGTGGTGCCGATGGCGAACGTTGCGGAGGCCTCGCTGGTGACCGACGTCGAGGTGTTCGGCGCTCGCACGCTGGCCGGTCTGGTGGCCGCGTACCGGGGCGAGCCGGCGCTGGATCTCGACGTCCCGGAGGACGACCGCTCCGACGACCACGACGACCCCGTCAGGTCGGGGACCGTCGCCGACGTGGAGACGGCGCCGCTGGACCTCGCGGACGTGGTGGGGCAGGTCGAGGCCCGGCACGCGCTCGAGGTCGCAGCGGCCGGCCGCCACCACCTCTTCCTGCTCGGGCCGCCCGGTGCGGGTAAGACGATGCTGGCCGCGCGGCTGCCCGGACTGCTGCCCGACCTGGACGACGCCAGTGCGCTGGAGGTCACCGCGGTGCACTCCCTGGCGGGTGCACTGCCCGCCGGCCGCGGGCTCGTCGTCCGGCCGCCGTTCGTGGACCCGCACCACACGTCGTCGCCGGCCGCCGTGGTGGGCGGCGGGTCCGGGGTGCCGCGCCCGGGTGCGGCGTCCCGGGCGCACCGCGGCGTGCTCTTCCTGGACGAGGCCCCCGAGTTCGACGTGCGGGTGCTGGACGCCCTGCGCCAACCGCTGGAGAACGGCGAGCTGGTCATCCACCGCGCGGCCGGGCACGCCCGGTACCCGGCGCGGTTCCAGCTCGTCATGGCGGCCAACCCGTGCCCGTGCGGCAACGCGTCGGGCAAGGGCATCGACTGCACGTGCACGCCGATCGCCCGGCGGCGCTACCTGCACCGGCTGTCCGGCCCGCTGCTGGACCGGGTGGACCTGCAGGTCCAGGTGCTGCCGGTGACGCGAGCGGTGCTGGCGGGCGCTGAGGCGCCGGAGCCGACCGAGCGGGTGGCCGGCCGGGTGCGCGAGGCCCGGGCCGCTCAGGCGACGCGCTGGGCCGGCACCTCGTGGCGGGTCAACGCGGAGGTGCCCGGCCACGAGCTGCGCCGCGGCGGCTGGCGGCTGCCCCCGGCGACCACGCGCACGATCGACGCCGCCATCGAGCGCGGCACGCTCACGGTCCGCGGCTACGACCGGGTGCTGCGGACCGCGTGGACGCTGGCCGACCTCGGCGGTCGAGACCGACCGGCGAGGGACGACGTCGAGCAGGCTGCCGCGCTGCGCCAGCACCAGGCCGCGGCGTGAGGGCGGCGGAGCGGCTGACCTTCGACCCGGACGACGAGCGGCTCGCCCGCGCGGCCTGGAGCCGCCTGGCCGAGCCCGGCGACCTACGGGTGCACGCGCTGCTGACCCAGGTCGGGCCAGGCGAGGCCCTGCGGGCCCTGGTGAGCCGCGACGTGGAGTGGATGGAGCGGTTCCGGCCCAGGCTGGCCGAGCTGGAGCCGGCCCGCGACCTGCGCACCCTCGCGTCGGTGGGCGGCCGGCTGATCCTGCCGAGTGACCCCGAGTGGCCCACCGGCCTCGACGAGCTGACCGCGCCGCCGCCGTGCCTGTGGGTCCGTGGACCGCTGGCCCTGGACTCGCTGGCGGCCCGCTCGGTCGCGATCGTGGGGGCGCGCGCCAGCACGGCGTACGGCGAGCACGTGGCCGGCGACCTGGCCAGCGGTGCGGCCGGTCGTGGGTTCGTGGTCGTCAGTGGCCTGGCCTACGGGATCGACGGCGTGGCCCACCGCGGTGCGCTCACGGCCGGCGACAGCGTCGCCGTCGTCGCCGGCGGGGTGGACCGGGCCTACCCGCGCGGACACGAGGGCCTGATGGCGGTGCTGGTCCGCGAGGGCGCCGTCGTCAGCGAGGTGCCGCCTGGCTCGGCCCCCACCAGGTCCCGGTTCCTTCAGCGCAACCGGTTGATCGCCGCGATGACCCGGGGCACCGTCGTGGTCGAGGCGGCCATGCGCAGCGGCGCGCTCAGCACGGCCCGCTGCGCGGCCGCACTCGGCCGTCCCGTCGGTGCCGTGCCCGGACCCATCACGTCGGTCTCCTCGGCGGGCTGCCACGAGCTCGTCCGCGAGGGGCGTGCGGTCCTGGTCACCGACGCTGCCGAGCTGGCCGACCTGGTCGGATCGCTGGGTGCGGACGCGGCGACCCCGGCTCCTGGTGCGTCCTCGCCCTACGACGAGCTGGACGAGGTGGCGCTGCGGGTGGCCGACGCCCTGCCGGTCCGCAGCGGTCGTCCGCTGGACCGGCTGTGCGTGGCCTCCGGCCTCGACCCAGCCACCGTCCAGTCGGCCCTGGGGCGGTTGGCCCTGCTCGGGCTCGCGGAGCGACACGCACACGGATGGCGCAGGGTTCGATCCGCCGCGCCCTCCCGTGCGTAGCGTGGAGGCATGCTGGCCGAGCTGGACGACACCCTCGCGGAGTTCGTCCGTCACCTGTCGGCCGAACGCAACCGGTCGCCGCACACCCAGCGGGCCTACGAGGCCGACGTCCGGGCGTTGTTCGAGTTCATGGTCGACCGGGGCTGCACGAGCACCGCCGACCTGACCCTGCCGGTGCTGCGCTCGTGGCTCGCCGAGCAGACCACGTCCGGCCTGTCCCGGTCGACCATCGCCCGCCGCGCCGCAGCGGCCCGCACCTTCTGCGCCTGGGCGACCCGCGCGGGTCGCCTGCCGCGGAACCCGGCCTTGCGCCTCGCCGCGCCCCGCCGGGACCGGACGCTGCCCGGCGTCCTGGCCCAGCAGCAGGCCAGTGACCTGCTCGACGTCGCCGGCCTGGCCGCGGACGACGGCGATCCCATCCACCTGCGTGACCGGCTCGCCCTGGAGCTGCTGTACTCCAGCGGCGTGCGCGTGGGCGAGCTGGTGGGCCTGGACGTGGACGACGTGGACCTCGAACGGCGGGTGCTGCGGGTCACCGGGAAGGGAAACAAGCAGCGCGTGGTTCCGTTTGGAGTGCCCGCTGCGGAGGCCGTGCGAAGCTGGTTGTCGCTCGGACGTCCGCTGCTGGTCACGCACGACAGCGGCCCGGCGCTGCTGCTCGGACGACGCGGACGACGCGCCGACCAGCGACAGGTCCGGGCGGCGGTGCACTCGCTGCTCGAGCACGTCCCCGGGGCCGACGACGTCGGCCCGCACGGGCTGCGGCACTCGGCGGCGACGCACCTGCTGGAAGGCGGAGCTGACCTGAGAGCCGTTCAAGAACTGCTCGGCCACGCTACGCTCGCCACGACCCAGATCTACACCCACGTATCCGTCGAGAGGCTGAAGGCGACATATGAGCAGGCGCACCCGCGTGCCTGAGGCGGAGGTTGCGGTCAGTCCGCAGACCGACGCAGCAGGCGAGCAGGAGGCAGCTGACGCGGCCACCACGGACCCGGGTGCGGAGTCGGGTGCGGCTGCCGTCGAGCCCGCCGCCGAGGCGACCGATGATGCCGAGGCGACCGATGGTGCCGAGGCAACGGACGAGGTCCAGAAGCCGGACGAGCCGGAGGACGACCCCGAGGACGTCGTCGCGGCCAATGCGGCGGCGATCGCGGAGCTGTGGCGGCAGTACAAGGCCGATGGCGACCCGGCGGTCCGCGAGAAGCTGATCCTGCACTACTCGCCGCTCGTCAAGTACGTGGCCGGCCGCGTCGGTGTCGGCCTGCCGCCGAACATCGAGCAGGCTGACCTCGTCTCGTACGGGATCTTCGGCCTGATCGACGCGCTGGAGAAGTTCGACCTCGAGCGGGCCATCAAGTTCGAGACCTACGCCATCTCGCGGGTCCGCGGCGCCATCATCGACGAGCTGCGGGCGATCGACTGGATCCCGCGCTCGGTCCGGCACAAGGCCCGTGAGGTCGAGCGCGCGTACGCCGACCTCGAGGGTGAGCTGCACCGCACGCCCACCGAGGCTGAGGTGGCGGGCCGCATGGGCATCAAGGTCGGCGACCTGCACCACATCTTCAGCCAGGTCTCGTACGTCAACGTGGTCGCTCTGGACGAGCTGCTCAGCGTCGGCGGCGAGAAGGGTGACTCGCTCACCCTGGGCGACACGCTCGAGGACAAGGGCGCCGAGGACCCCGTCCTGGCGTTCGAGGGCGAGGAGACCAAGTACCTGCTGGCCCGCGCGATCAACCAGCTCCCCGAGCGCGAGAAGATCGTCGTCACCCTCTACTACTACGAGGGCCTCACCCTGGCCGAGATCGGCCAGGTGCTCGGGGTCACCGAGTCCCGGATCTGCCAGATGCACACCAAGGCGGTCCTGCAGCTGCGCGGAAAGATCATCGAGGTCACCGCAGGCTGATCGGCAGCAGCACCAGCGGTCCGCCGCCCACCAGGGTCAGCGGGTCGAGGTAGGTCTCGCCGCGCCGCAGACCCCAGTGCAGGCAGGTGCGCGGGACGCAGTGCCCGACCTGGGCGCCGACGACGCCGATCGGCGTCCCGACCCGTACCGGCGTGCCCACCAGCGACCGGCGGTCCACCGGCTCGTAGGACGTCCGCAGGCCACCCGGATGGCTGACCACGACGACTCCGCGACCGGCCACGAGCCCGGCGAAGGCGACGCGCCCGGCGCCGGCCGCCAGCACCGGCTGGCCGACGCGCCCGGTCAGGTCGACACCGCGGTGCCCGGCGCTCCACGGCGTGGGGGGAGCGCGGAACGGCCGGGCCACCGCGGGCCGAGGTGCGAGCGGCCAGCCCCAGGAGGACACCCGCACCGCAGGCGGGGGAGCGCCGGCGGTGAGAGGTGCACCCGATACCGACCCGGTGATCGCCGCCGCAGCGGCCAGGAGCATTGCTCGAACCATGGCTCCACCTCACCGCGACGCGCTCACCGGGACGAGAGGGCCGGGGCGATCTGTGCATGGTGGGACGACGGCCGATCCTGTGGACGACGCGGCTGTACGCCGGGTCACCCACCGGTGGACGAAGCCTGGCTAGCCTTCGGAACGTGACCACCGAGCATGAGACTGTCCGCGAGCGCGACCTGGACCGGCTGCTGACCTTCGTCGACGCCGTCGTCGCGATCGCGATCACGCTGCTCGTGCTGCCCCTCGTCGAGCTGACCAGCGACGTCACCGAGGACGACTCAGTCCGCGAGCTGCTCCACACGCACTCGGACCAGCTCTGGTCGTTCGTGCTGAGCTT from Angustibacter luteus includes these protein-coding regions:
- the dprA gene encoding DNA-processing protein DprA, with translation MRAAERLTFDPDDERLARAAWSRLAEPGDLRVHALLTQVGPGEALRALVSRDVEWMERFRPRLAELEPARDLRTLASVGGRLILPSDPEWPTGLDELTAPPPCLWVRGPLALDSLAARSVAIVGARASTAYGEHVAGDLASGAAGRGFVVVSGLAYGIDGVAHRGALTAGDSVAVVAGGVDRAYPRGHEGLMAVLVREGAVVSEVPPGSAPTRSRFLQRNRLIAAMTRGTVVVEAAMRSGALSTARCAAALGRPVGAVPGPITSVSSAGCHELVREGRAVLVTDAAELADLVGSLGADAATPAPGASSPYDELDEVALRVADALPVRSGRPLDRLCVASGLDPATVQSALGRLALLGLAERHAHGWRRVRSAAPSRA
- the whiG gene encoding RNA polymerase sigma factor WhiG, whose amino-acid sequence is MPEAEVAVSPQTDAAGEQEAADAATTDPGAESGAAAVEPAAEATDDAEATDGAEATDEVQKPDEPEDDPEDVVAANAAAIAELWRQYKADGDPAVREKLILHYSPLVKYVAGRVGVGLPPNIEQADLVSYGIFGLIDALEKFDLERAIKFETYAISRVRGAIIDELRAIDWIPRSVRHKAREVERAYADLEGELHRTPTEAEVAGRMGIKVGDLHHIFSQVSYVNVVALDELLSVGGEKGDSLTLGDTLEDKGAEDPVLAFEGEETKYLLARAINQLPEREKIVVTLYYYEGLTLAEIGQVLGVTESRICQMHTKAVLQLRGKIIEVTAG
- a CDS encoding M23 family metallopeptidase, whose protein sequence is MVRAMLLAAAAAITGSVSGAPLTAGAPPPAVRVSSWGWPLAPRPAVARPFRAPPTPWSAGHRGVDLTGRVGQPVLAAGAGRVAFAGLVAGRGVVVVSHPGGLRTSYEPVDRRSLVGTPVRVGTPIGVVGAQVGHCVPRTCLHWGLRRGETYLDPLTLVGGGPLVLLPISLR
- a CDS encoding tyrosine recombinase XerC — its product is MLAELDDTLAEFVRHLSAERNRSPHTQRAYEADVRALFEFMVDRGCTSTADLTLPVLRSWLAEQTTSGLSRSTIARRAAAARTFCAWATRAGRLPRNPALRLAAPRRDRTLPGVLAQQQASDLLDVAGLAADDGDPIHLRDRLALELLYSSGVRVGELVGLDVDDVDLERRVLRVTGKGNKQRVVPFGVPAAEAVRSWLSLGRPLLVTHDSGPALLLGRRGRRADQRQVRAAVHSLLEHVPGADDVGPHGLRHSAATHLLEGGADLRAVQELLGHATLATTQIYTHVSVERLKATYEQAHPRA
- a CDS encoding YifB family Mg chelatase-like AAA ATPase → MALGRTRCVTLSGIDGHVVDVEADVASGLPAFTVTGLPDASLGEARDRVRAACHNSEVALPPRRITVNLSPASLRKAGTSFDVAIAVAVLAAGDVIPHRAPEGVVHLGELGLDGRVRAVRGVLPMVLAAARAGVRRVVVPMANVAEASLVTDVEVFGARTLAGLVAAYRGEPALDLDVPEDDRSDDHDDPVRSGTVADVETAPLDLADVVGQVEARHALEVAAAGRHHLFLLGPPGAGKTMLAARLPGLLPDLDDASALEVTAVHSLAGALPAGRGLVVRPPFVDPHHTSSPAAVVGGGSGVPRPGAASRAHRGVLFLDEAPEFDVRVLDALRQPLENGELVIHRAAGHARYPARFQLVMAANPCPCGNASGKGIDCTCTPIARRRYLHRLSGPLLDRVDLQVQVLPVTRAVLAGAEAPEPTERVAGRVREARAAQATRWAGTSWRVNAEVPGHELRRGGWRLPPATTRTIDAAIERGTLTVRGYDRVLRTAWTLADLGGRDRPARDDVEQAAALRQHQAAA
- a CDS encoding sensor histidine kinase; its protein translation is MSSGTSGTGVRPPCPDEPAGMDPNLFGGVGRLRPALFAGVWLVYLIPALLDAWRSDGPWRWVGVLSLLCFGALFVNGALLTRATRRREPHARGWMWASLFAMAGLLVLAAPAAGSDIGGGTIYIAVLAVMALGGREALAVVAVVAIGSEVVPRLVPGWTADDFFAFQVIVASLASWGITQVIARNADLLRAREEIGRLAVADERARMARDLHDILGHSLTVITVKAELAGRIAEQEGAELARAEIGDVERLAREALADVRATIGGVRGVTLAGELAGARTALEAAGITAQLPSSVDDVPPAWRELFAWTLREGVTNVVRHSQAERCVVRLTPRAIEVLDDGCGPVPDEHAGGHGLAGLRERAGQQGATMSVGSGAAANPIANGHAGFVLRVEVPA
- a CDS encoding response regulator transcription factor, with amino-acid sequence MSEPIRLLLADDQALVRGALAALLRLEPDLDVVAEVSSGEEVVEAARRTRPDVALLDVEMGDVDGITATASLRAAMPGCRVLMVTTFGRPGYLRRAMEAGASGFVVKDTPARQLADAVRRVHAGLRVVDPSLAAETLAVGDTPLTRREGEVLQAARDGGTVADIAAVVHLSEGTVRNHLSAAIGKTGARTRAEAVRIADDHGWLLS
- a CDS encoding YraN family protein encodes the protein MAAKDTLGRYGEDVAARHLVELGYQVLCRNWRCELGEIDIVARDGDWLVVCEVKTRRSTVCGKPVEAVTARKVARLRRLAARWLSESGLHPPHVRIDVVSVLRPPTGRALVEHLRAVA